The Patescibacteria group bacterium genome contains a region encoding:
- a CDS encoding nucleoside triphosphate pyrophosphohydrolase yields MRKVYNKLIRDKIPEIIVAAGEDPKIKKLNKKEFNIELSKKVLEEAKELTIAKTKKDILSEVVDIQELLDWIIKEQKLNRSKIKKFQKEKNIKRGSFKKQLFLEYTIVKK; encoded by the coding sequence ATGAGAAAAGTTTATAATAAATTAATTAGGGATAAAATTCCAGAAATTATTGTGGCGGCAGGTGAAGACCCAAAAATTAAAAAATTAAATAAAAAAGAATTTAATATTGAATTATCAAAAAAAGTTTTGGAAGAGGCAAAGGAATTAACAATTGCGAAAACGAAAAAAGATATTTTGAGTGAAGTTGTTGATATTCAAGAGCTTTTGGATTGGATAATCAAAGAGCAAAAATTAAATCGTTCTAAGATTAAAAAATTTCAGAAAGAAAAAAATATAAAACGCGGCAGTTTTAAAAAACAGTTATTTTTAGAATATACAATAGTAAAAAAATAG